TGGGAACAGGGGGATGAACGGATCGACCGGACGGGCGTGGGCACACGATCGATTTTCGGTGCGCAATTGCGCTTCGATCTGTCCGGTGGGCGCATGCCGCTGCTGACGACGAAACGCGTGTTCTGGAAAACCGCGACGCGCGAATTCCTGTGGTTCCTGACCGGCGATACCAACATTCGCGATCTGTGCGCGCAAGGCGTACAGATCTGGACCGACTGGCCGCTGGACAAGTATCGCAAGGCGAGTGGCGACGCCATCACCCGTGAAGCGTTTTCCGCGCGGATCGTGGCGGACGATGCCTTTGCGCGCGAATGGGGCGATCTTGGCCCGGTCTATGGCAAGCAATGGACCGATTGGCCTGTCTATGAACCGGCGGGCGGCGGGCTTTTCAGGCAACGCCCGGCTGGCGTCAATCAGGTGGCCGAAGTCGTGGAATCGCTGCGCGTCAATCCGGGGAGCCGCCGACACATCGTCGAGGGGTGGAACGTGGCCGAGATCGGCCAGATGGCGCTGCCACCGTGTCACAAGACATACCAGTTTCACGTAAGCGGCAACCGGCTGAACGGATTGCTGTATCAACGCAGCTGCGACGTGGCGCTGGGCCTGCCGTTCAACTTGTGGGGTGGCGCGCTGTTCCTGCGGCTTCTGGCGCAGCAATGCGATCTTGAACCGGGGGAACTGGTGTGGATGGGTGGCGACACGCACCTTTATCTGAACCACGCGGAACTGGTCGAAGCGCAACTTGCGCGGGAACCCGAAGGCGATCCGCGGCTTGCCATCCTGCGCCGCCCCGATAGTATCTTTGGCTACCGGATCGAGGATTTCGAAGTGACTGGATATGCACCGCAAGGGCATTTGAG
This genomic interval from Novosphingobium sp. CECT 9465 contains the following:
- the thyA gene encoding thymidylate synthase translates to MSSATDSARHYEWQYLDLMRRIWEQGDERIDRTGVGTRSIFGAQLRFDLSGGRMPLLTTKRVFWKTATREFLWFLTGDTNIRDLCAQGVQIWTDWPLDKYRKASGDAITREAFSARIVADDAFAREWGDLGPVYGKQWTDWPVYEPAGGGLFRQRPAGVNQVAEVVESLRVNPGSRRHIVEGWNVAEIGQMALPPCHKTYQFHVSGNRLNGLLYQRSCDVALGLPFNLWGGALFLRLLAQQCDLEPGELVWMGGDTHLYLNHAELVEAQLAREPEGDPRLAILRRPDSIFGYRIEDFEVTGYAPQGHLSAPVAV